The genomic region TGGGTTCATCAAACAGCATCACTTCTGGGTCCATGGCCAGCGCTCGGGCAATGGCGCCGCGCTGCTGCTGGCCGCCGGACATTTGTGCCGGGTAGGCATTGGCGCGTGCGCTTAACCCAACGCGATCCAGCAGAGCGTGGGCGTGTTCGATGGCCTCTTTTTTCGGCTTGCCAAGCACGTGAATCGGCGCTTCGATGATGTTTTCAAGCAGCGTCATGTGTGCCCACAGATTGAAGCTCTGAAACACCATGGAGAGCTTGGCGCGCATCTGCACTACTTGTTTCCAATCCGCGGGTTCGCGACCGTGCTTGGTGGTCTTGAAACGGATTTGCTCGCCGTGAACATACAGCTCGCCATCGTCGGGCTGTTCCAACAAGTTCATACAGCGCAAGAAGGTACTTTTGCCTGACCCTGAGGCACCAATGAGGGTGATGACGTCACCTTTTTGGGCTTCAAGGGAGAGGCCTTTCAAGACTTCTGTATCGCCAAAGCGCTTTTTAATATTACGCACTTCAAGGGGAGTAGGCGTATCAGCCATAACTTAGGCTCCAGTACAGGGTTGCCGCAACAGCAACGAGTTTAAAACGTGTGCTTGATTGGCGGCTGGCGCGAAAAAGGGGCGATTCTATCAGGACTCTGCATGATGCGCGTGTTTTATAAGAACGGCTTTTATCGTAACACCTATCTAGCAGCCTGAAATCACCTCTACGTTGTTGTTATCAAAGCTTTTTAAAGATGCTGATATGGGTAATGTGGGTAGCATCAAAGCAGCTACGCCGGTTGATAGGGCACCACCAGCAGCGCTGCCCGTGCGCCGATTTCTACGTGGGCATTAGGAAACACTACGTGCAGCGGCGTTTCTTGTACTACAAAGTCACCCGCCACGCCGTCTTTGGCTAGGCAGGTGCCGGGTTCGAAGCGGCTGAAGTTGGGCACGTCGTCGTCAAAGCAGAGGCTAAAGGCTTCCGCTTGGCGCATCAGTTCATGCTGCACTTTGAAGAAAGCCATGGTCTCTGACGGCTTTTTCGGCGGTTCTTCGCCTGCGCTGAGCGCACTTAGCAGGGTTAACATCGGTGCCAGAGCGTCCATATCGTTCTCGCCAAACGGGGCGACGCGGCCAAGCTCAAAGGTAAACGCCTGGGCGTGATGGTAGTACTTGCTGTAGTGGGAGAACGTCCAGCTGTGTTGGTGCTGATGCAACACAGCCTGCATGTCGGCCGCGGCGAACCATGCCCACTGCTGTGCGTTGGTGACAGTTTCTGCATATGGCTCGACCACAAAGCGCGTGTATAAACTGCCGCGTATGGCGGTGTGCAGGTCGTAGTGTAGTTTGGGTAACGCGTGGTAGCGGGCGAAGAACGCATCCACCGCTTCCATTAGTTCCCGCGCCCGATCCGGCTCGCTGCCCTGTTCGTCAAGCTCTCGCTTGAACAGCCGGTTGAGGTTGGTGGTGATAAAACGTTTCTGTGCTTTTAACGCGGGAATGTTGCCCAAAATCACTAGTACGGGTGCACCTAATGACAGCGTGTTGGCTTCCAGAGCGCTGAGCCATTCACCCACAAGCTCCACCGGCGCGGTTTCATTGCCGTGGATGGCCGCAGAAAAAACGCAGGCATGGGCGCCAGGGTGGGCAGTATTGGGCGTTAGCTCCAGAATACCTGGCCCGTGAAGATGGTAAGTGCCGCTGGGAAAGCGGCCGATGCGCGGAGAAGGGGATTCCTCGTCGAGCGTCCAGTCGAGCCATTGGCCTAGCATGAAAGTGTCCTTAAGCATGGGCATTTGCTTTTTTATAACGTCTACCATTAACCATGCTTGCGGCTGTTCACAAGGGTAGGCGTCGTTCGCGTGAAAATGGCCGGTGGGATGATGAAAGTTGTCGGCACAAAAAAAGCGCTTATGGCCCATCGCCACAAGCGCTTTGATGACTGGCGCTCTTAAATCTATCGCACTAGAAGCTTCTAGCCTGCCCGCTGTCGCTTCATCTCTTGTTGATACTCTTTGGCTAGGGAGGATTTTTGATTCTCCTGAAGGCCCCGTCCTGCCAGCTGAAATACCTCTTGCTCCTCTTCATCCAGGTGGTGGGTCACTAAATGTTGCAGCTGTTTGGCATGGGTGAGCCAGTGAGTGGCGCTATATTCAGTCTCGTCCAACAGCTCAATTAGTTCATCGATTTCGTGGTGCTCGGCCACGCTATGGCGCGCTTTTTCCTGAGTCAGGTCAATATCCATCATAGGGATATACAGTGCGCGCTCTTCCGCGTTGGCGTGGTACTTCAGCTCGGCGCGCACCTGCTGGTACAGCACGTCGCGCTCTTCACTATCGCCATGGGTTTCTACCAAGCGTGCCAGCAGCTCCCGCTGAATATCGTGATCTTTGCGCAGCGCTTCGAAAATCGTCATGCCGGACTCCTTGGCGGTATATATGAATAAAACATCTGGTAAGAACAGTACAAAAAAATTAGTGGTGAAATAGCAAAAGCGCAAGGTCGGTACATCGAGAAAATCGAAGCTCGGCGTCGAAAACATTCGCTTTTATCTACACTTAACTACGCTATGTTTTAGTGAGTTTTCACTGCCCGCTGTGGCAACTTGCTTGATACTTAAATGCAGATGCAAAGGAGTGAGTAATGACGAAGGTACTGGTGCTTTATTATTCCATGTATGGCCATATCGATACCTTAGCAGCCGCTGTGGCGGAAGGAGCAAAGGGTGTTGATGGCGTAGAGGTCACGGTGAAACGCGTGCCCGAAACCATGCCAGATGAGGCGTTCAAAAACGCGGGCGGCAAGCAAGATTTCACCACGCCAGAAGCCACCCCCCAGGAGTTGGCCGATTACGATGCCGTTATATTTGGCACGCCGACGCGCTTTGGCAACATGGCTGGCCAGATGCGTACCTTCCTCGACCAAACCGGTGGCCTATGGGCGAACGGCGCGCTGCGTGGCAAGGTAGCCAGCGTGTTCACATCAACCGGCACCGGCGGTGGCGATGAGATGACCATTACCTCTACCTGGACCACGCTGGCCCACCACGGCATGGTGATTGTGCCGATTGGCTACGGTATTGAGGAGCAGTTTGATATTTCGAAAGTGAGCGGTGGCACGCCTTACGGCGCCGCCACGCTGGCTGGTGGCGATGGCTCTCGCCAGCCGGATGAGCGCGAGCTAAAAATCGCCCGTTTCCAGGGCAAACACGTCGCTGAGATTGCCGCTAAATTGGCAAGCTAATCGACGCTTAAAACGCGTAACGCCTCGCTGCTGATGCAGCGAGGCGTTTTTCGTTATAGGCCGCTTTGATCAGGGGGTGTCAGCCGAGAATCCGCGCGGCAATGGCGCTGCCTAGGCTTTCGGTGGTGCCCTGGCCGCCCACGTCGCGGGTCAGTACTTGGCTGTCGCCTTCGCTCAGCACGGCTTCAATAGCATCGACCATCGCATCGCCCGCTTCTTTATACCCCAGGTGTTCTAGCATCATCGCACCCGACCAAATCTGGCCGATGGGGTTGGCAATGCCTTTACCCGCGATATCCGGCGCACTGCCGTGAACCGGCTCGAACAGGCTGGGGAATTTGCCTTCTGGGTTGATGTTAGCCGAAGGCGCAATGCCAATGGTGCCGGTGCAAGCCGGGCCTAAGTCGGAAAGAATATCGCCAAACAGGTTGCTGCCTACGACCACGTCAAACCAATCCGGATGCAGGACAAAGTTAGCGGTCAAAATATCGATGTGGAACTTATCCACAGCTATCTCTGGGTACTGCTTGGCCATCTCGGCTACGCGCTCGTCCCAGTAGGGCATGGTGATGGAGATGCCGTTGGACTTCGTGGCCGAGGTGAGCTTTTTGCGCGGGCGGGTTTGCGCTAAGTCGAAGGCATACTTCAGTACGCGATCAACGCCGGTACGGCTCATGACCGTTTCCTGAATAACGATTTCACGCTCGGTGCCTTCATACATCTTGCCGCCGACGCTGGAGTACTCGCCCTCGGTATTTTCACGCACCACGTAAAAATCGATATCGCCGGGCTTGCGGCCCGCCAGCGGGCTTTTAATGCCGGGCATTAATCGGCAGGGGCGCAGGTTGATGTATTGATCAAACTGGCGACGGAACTGCAGCAGCGAGCCCCACAGCGAAATGTGGTCGGGCACTTTGTCCGGCCAGCCTACCGCTCCATAAAACAGCGCATCAAAGCCTTTTAGCTGCTCGAACCAGTCGTCGGGCAGCATTTTGCCGTGTTCCAGGTAGTAGTCGCAGCTACCAAACTCGAACGTGGTGAACTCCAGGTCGATATTGAAACGCTTGGCGGTGGCTTCCAGGGCGCGAATACCTTCCGGCATCACTTCGGTACCGATACCGTCACCAGCGATGACTGCAATACGATGGGCCATGGGGGCTCCTTGTTGTATGAGGTATGACACATGCGATGGGCGTGTTCCTGTTCTAGGAGTGTAGCGCCTGTTGGCGGCGAGATAATCAGGCTACTATGCAAGCTATTGTTGCCTAAAAGTGAAGAATCCTATGATGCTGGATGATCTCGCCTTTTTTCAGCAGCTTGCTAGGGCAGGGAGCTTAACCGCCACGGCTCGTGAGCTTGGGCTGTCGCTCTCGGCCGTCAGCAAGCGCTTAAAGCAGCTTGAAGCCCGGCTGGGCGTCACGCTGGCGGCACGCACCACCCGCCGCCTGACGCTGACCGCTGAAGGAGAGCGCTATCTCACCCAGGGCGGGTTGATTTTAGAAGAGCTGCAAACGCTGGAAAGCGCGCTCAGCGATACCGCCAGCCACGGGCTAAACGGACGGCTGCGGACGAACGCTACCTTTGGCTTTGGCCGGCGGCATATTGCGCCGCTGCTGTCGCGCTTTTGTGCCCAGCACCCGGCCATAGAGAGCTGGCTGGAGCTAACCAATTTCCCGCTGAATTTAAGCGACCACGGTTTTGATGTGGGTATTCGCATTGGCGAACCCCCCGATTCTCGCCTGGTGGCACGGCGTATTCTGCCCAACCGGCGGGTACTGTGTGCCGCGCCGCGTTATATCGCCACGATGCCTGCATTGAACGGGCCAAATGATCTTGCCCAGCACAGCTGCCTGGTGATTCGTGAAAACGACAGCGATTTCCCGCTGTGGCGTTTTGAGCACCGCCACCTGCCGCAGCGCCAAGCGGTGAAAGTGAGCGGGCAACTGGCCAGTAACGATGGCGAGGTGATTACTCGGCTTGCGCTGGATGGCCACGGGGTGATGCTGCGCTCCTGGTGGGATGTGAACGAGCACTTGGCCAGCGGGGCGTTGCAGCCTTTATTACCCGATTGGCAGGGGGTGCGGGCCGACTTTTATGCGGTGTTTGCACACCGCCGCCATATTCCGGCGCGCATCAGCGCGTTGATTGATTTTTTACAGCGGGAAATGGCGGGCCGGGTGCCCGCCTTGCCAGATGGCTAACGTGGGGTGTTAACGGCCTGGGCAGGTTTGATCCTGCACGACCTCAATCAGCTCA from Halomonas sp. 7T harbors:
- the wrbA gene encoding NAD(P)H:quinone oxidoreductase → MTKVLVLYYSMYGHIDTLAAAVAEGAKGVDGVEVTVKRVPETMPDEAFKNAGGKQDFTTPEATPQELADYDAVIFGTPTRFGNMAGQMRTFLDQTGGLWANGALRGKVASVFTSTGTGGGDEMTITSTWTTLAHHGMVIVPIGYGIEEQFDISKVSGGTPYGAATLAGGDGSRQPDERELKIARFQGKHVAEIAAKLAS
- a CDS encoding tartrate dehydrogenase, which codes for MAHRIAVIAGDGIGTEVMPEGIRALEATAKRFNIDLEFTTFEFGSCDYYLEHGKMLPDDWFEQLKGFDALFYGAVGWPDKVPDHISLWGSLLQFRRQFDQYINLRPCRLMPGIKSPLAGRKPGDIDFYVVRENTEGEYSSVGGKMYEGTEREIVIQETVMSRTGVDRVLKYAFDLAQTRPRKKLTSATKSNGISITMPYWDERVAEMAKQYPEIAVDKFHIDILTANFVLHPDWFDVVVGSNLFGDILSDLGPACTGTIGIAPSANINPEGKFPSLFEPVHGSAPDIAGKGIANPIGQIWSGAMMLEHLGYKEAGDAMVDAIEAVLSEGDSQVLTRDVGGQGTTESLGSAIAARILG
- a CDS encoding succinylglutamate desuccinylase, translated to MLGQWLDWTLDEESPSPRIGRFPSGTYHLHGPGILELTPNTAHPGAHACVFSAAIHGNETAPVELVGEWLSALEANTLSLGAPVLVILGNIPALKAQKRFITTNLNRLFKRELDEQGSEPDRARELMEAVDAFFARYHALPKLHYDLHTAIRGSLYTRFVVEPYAETVTNAQQWAWFAAADMQAVLHQHQHSWTFSHYSKYYHHAQAFTFELGRVAPFGENDMDALAPMLTLLSALSAGEEPPKKPSETMAFFKVQHELMRQAEAFSLCFDDDVPNFSRFEPGTCLAKDGVAGDFVVQETPLHVVFPNAHVEIGARAALLVVPYQPA
- a CDS encoding ABC transporter ATP-binding protein, with the translated sequence MADTPTPLEVRNIKKRFGDTEVLKGLSLEAQKGDVITLIGASGSGKSTFLRCMNLLEQPDDGELYVHGEQIRFKTTKHGREPADWKQVVQMRAKLSMVFQSFNLWAHMTLLENIIEAPIHVLGKPKKEAIEHAHALLDRVGLSARANAYPAQMSGGQQQRGAIARALAMDPEVMLFDEPTSALDPELVGDVLKVMHGLAEEGRTMVVVTHEMSFARDVSSQVIYLHQGLVEEAGPPAEVLGNPQSPRLKQFLAPKY
- a CDS encoding hemerythrin domain-containing protein; its protein translation is MTIFEALRKDHDIQRELLARLVETHGDSEERDVLYQQVRAELKYHANAEERALYIPMMDIDLTQEKARHSVAEHHEIDELIELLDETEYSATHWLTHAKQLQHLVTHHLDEEEQEVFQLAGRGLQENQKSSLAKEYQQEMKRQRAG
- a CDS encoding LysR family transcriptional regulator, translating into MMLDDLAFFQQLARAGSLTATARELGLSLSAVSKRLKQLEARLGVTLAARTTRRLTLTAEGERYLTQGGLILEELQTLESALSDTASHGLNGRLRTNATFGFGRRHIAPLLSRFCAQHPAIESWLELTNFPLNLSDHGFDVGIRIGEPPDSRLVARRILPNRRVLCAAPRYIATMPALNGPNDLAQHSCLVIRENDSDFPLWRFEHRHLPQRQAVKVSGQLASNDGEVITRLALDGHGVMLRSWWDVNEHLASGALQPLLPDWQGVRADFYAVFAHRRHIPARISALIDFLQREMAGRVPALPDG